In Drosophila yakuba strain Tai18E2 chromosome 2R, Prin_Dyak_Tai18E2_2.1, whole genome shotgun sequence, a single genomic region encodes these proteins:
- the LOC26534543 gene encoding eukaryotic translation initiation factor 6, whose translation MALRVQFENNDDIGVFTKLTNTYCLVAIGGSETFYSAFEAELAETIPVVHANVGGCRIIGRLTVGNRNGLLVPNSTTDEELQHLRNSLPDAVKIQRVEERLSALGNVIACNDYVALVHPDLDKETEEIIGDVLKVEVFRQTIADNTLVGSYAVLSNQGGMVHPKTSIQDQDELSSLLQVPLVAGTVNRGSEVLAAGMVVNDWLSFVGMNTTATEISVIESVFKLNQAQPATVTTKLRAALIEDMS comes from the coding sequence ATGGCGCTGCGCGTGCAATTCGAGAACAACGACGACATCGGCGTCTTCACCAAACTAACCAACACATACTGCCTGGTGGCCATCGGCGGATCCGAGACCTTCTACAGCGCCTTCGAGGCGGAGCTCGCCGAGACCATCCCGGTGGTCCACGCGAATGTGGGCGGCTGCCGGATCATCGGCCGCCTCACCGTGGGCAACCGGAACGGCCTGTTGGTGCCCAACTCCACCACCGACGAGGAGCTGCAGCACCTGCGCAACAGCCTGCCGGACGCCGTGAAGATCCAGCGTGTGGAGGAGCGCCTTTCCGCGCTGGGCAACGTTATCGCCTGCAATGACTATGTGGCTCTGGTCCACCCGGATCTGGACAAGGAGACTGAGGAGATCATCGGGGACGTGCTTAAGGTGGAGGTCTTCCGCCAGACCATCGCCGACAACACACTGGTCGGCTCGTACGCCGTGCTGAGCAACCAGGGCGGCATGGTGCACCCCAAGACGAGCATACAGGACCAGGACGAGCTGTCGTCCCTGCTGCAGGTTCCCCTCGTGGCCGGCACAGTGAACCGGGGCAGCGAAGTGCTCGCCGCCGGCATGGTGGTCAACGACTGGCTGTCCTTCGTGGGCATGAACACTACGGCCACAGAGATCTCGGTGATCGAGAGCGTCTTCAAGCTGAACCAGGCACAGCCCGCCACAGTGACGACCAAGCTGCGTGCGGCCCTTATCGAGGACATGTCCTAA